AATAGTGCGTTTTTGTGTGCGAGGATTTTCCGTAGAAAAATTAGAAGTAGCAAAAATGTACTGTTCTTTATTTAAGCACTAATCTACGCATTATTTTTATGCGATGTGTGTGCCCAGCATGGGCCTCTTTTAATTTACCTAAAGGTAAATAATTAATCTAGAGGGCCAAGTCCCTTATGCGCAGGAGTAACCCTTCGGCTACGCTCAGGACAGGCTTATTGAAGCATTAGTAAGTCGCAAGGGTGAAAACCGAGAGGTTTTATCTGAAGGCTATTTGCGATTGATTATTGAGCAAATACCACTACAAAACTCGGTACAGACCCTTCGTCTACGCTCAGGACAGGCCAAGCAGCAACCGTATACAGAGGCATAGTTATTCGGGTAAGCAAGCACATCATTGTAACGCCCAACGATTACTAAATGGGTAATTATGTAGATACGGCAGTGATTGAGTGAAAGAAGATGCCATTACCTGGGAGGTCTCCAAAGTTACGAGTTGACTATATGGAGAAGTCAGCAGAGGTCATAGTACTTACAGGACACGAGTAGAGTTAATACATAAGGAAGGACTTAATGTAATGCTCTTCAAAATTCGCATAGGAGCACTAGTGGTAGCCTATTCCTAAATTAGAAGATAGTGTCAAGGGTGAAAAGCCCTTTGGCGTGATGATTTACGAACCGCCGTATACGTTCCTGAGTGCTATTGTTAATAACAATAGAAACGAAAGGACCAACGTAGTTGCGTATGTACGGTGGTGTGAGAGGCGCACTCCGGTTATTTTAGTCGGAGCCGTCTACTCGATTATAAGCCGTTTTATTTTTTAGATTCAAGCAATTTTTCAATTTTGTATAGCCTTTCCTCTATTAATTTTAAGTTTTCAATTTCTTTTTGTTGTTTTTTTATTTGTGTTTTTTGTTCTCTTATACTTTTTTCTTGTGAAATAGTGTAGAGGGTTAGTTCTTCTATTTTTTGAAGCAATTTTATTTGAAAATCACCAATATTAACACCATTTTTTTTCATTTCTTTTGCTGGTGCTATTTCTGGAAGGTGTTTATTTTTTTTTACATAAGTCTCTATTTCTTCCAAGGTGGGTAATTCATAATTATTTTCAAAAACGAAATCAGCTCCTGCATTTACGGTTACTTTAACTTCTCTAGAATGGATATTTCCTGCTACAGTAAGTTTAGAATCTGGATTTGTTGTGCCAATTCCAATGTTTCCATTTGAGCTAATCCGTAATCTTTCCAATTCATTGGCATATAGAGCTAATCCTGTATCATTAGCATAAACACTCTCAACAACTGTTGCTATACCACCCCACTTTTTAAATTCACTAGAATATCCTCCTGATAACTTAATACCAATAATCTGATCAACATTAATAGCCTTTCCTTTAATATTCTGAAACCAGCCTGTAGCAGTATTATCTTGTATTTGCAATTTAGAAGTTGGGTTTGAAGTTCCAATTCCAACATTTCCATTCTCACTAATTCTCATTTTTTCATTACCGTTTAAATCGAAAGCTAAAGGGTTTACTGTTCCCGATGTTCCAATAACTTGTCTTCCAGCAGAGCCCTCCCCGTAGATTTGAATCAACCTTCCTACGGTATCTGAAATAGATAATCCTCCATTATTATTATCAAGAGGTTGTTTAATGAATAATTTAGATGTTGGTTGTGTAGTTCCTATTCCAACATTTCCATTTAGTTTAATTGTCATTAAGTAATTCACACCTTTATTAAAGAAATAAATGTCGCCTATAGTTTTTTCTACACTACCGATGTACATATTATTAGATGAGTTAATACCAAACGCTCTAGAAAAATCAGATTCTCCATATTTTTGTATTCTTATATAATCTGTACTGTTATTCAAATCTATATTTTGTGCATTTAATCCGCATGAAATTGCTATTAGAGCAATTAATAATTTCATTTTGTTCATTAAAAATAAGTGTTTTGTTATTGAAAATTGTTGTCAGAATGTTTTGAGTAATTACTTATAAGGTTTGTGTATAAGATTAGTTGCGTTGATTCGGCACTAAGTTAATAAAAACAAACCGAATATAAAATCCGCGAGGATTTTCGTAAGAAGCTTGAACCTAGCAATTAATTTTATACGGTGTACCTGTTGCACAATCCTGTTGATAAAGTTAGAGCAATGGTTTGTTATTGA
This portion of the Olleya sp. Bg11-27 genome encodes:
- a CDS encoding tail fiber protein, which encodes MKLLIALIAISCGLNAQNIDLNNSTDYIRIQKYGESDFSRAFGINSSNNMYIGSVEKTIGDIYFFNKGVNYLMTIKLNGNVGIGTTQPTSKLFIKQPLDNNNGGLSISDTVGRLIQIYGEGSAGRQVIGTSGTVNPLAFDLNGNEKMRISENGNVGIGTSNPTSKLQIQDNTATGWFQNIKGKAINVDQIIGIKLSGGYSSEFKKWGGIATVVESVYANDTGLALYANELERLRISSNGNIGIGTTNPDSKLTVAGNIHSREVKVTVNAGADFVFENNYELPTLEEIETYVKKNKHLPEIAPAKEMKKNGVNIGDFQIKLLQKIEELTLYTISQEKSIREQKTQIKKQQKEIENLKLIEERLYKIEKLLESKK